A genomic segment from Aspergillus puulaauensis MK2 DNA, chromosome 1, nearly complete sequence encodes:
- the CBP3 gene encoding uncharacterized protein (COG:C;~EggNog:ENOG410PPQ1;~InterPro:IPR021150,IPR007129;~PFAM:PF03981): MPTKQFNSFWRRKLSSQCFRLQVQTTNRPVALAIPSRRSLCTLSASLPGTTRPSKPHRTPVSNANTHGCKFASRLARAIAPRPGGATETYIAYGMTQKLFEACSSQGDYRIPQLQEKNAQVPKTEAGEDLGVGEGWWYQELGLVPTFSTWSQITFLHMYLLTARLRALPSHESLQTYSRHLIDHFSHSAEHRMDVLHGLTSRAIRNKFLKDLFIQWRGVLAAYDEGLIKGDAVLGAAVWRNLWKASYNTPDGNEIEWEKVARVVAYMRRLLSELSKLDDADLIFQLGSPNKGKPGVFSPSDADRLLVEKKR, translated from the exons ATGCCGACCAAACAATTCAACAGCTTCTGGCGCAGGAAGCTTAGTAGCCAATGCTTCAGACTTCAG GTGCAAACTACAAATCGCCCAGTTGCTTTAGCTATTCCTTCCCGACGTTCGTTATGCACATTATCAGCGAGTCTACCGGGGACAACTCGCCCATCAAAACCCCATAGGACACCAGTTTCCAATGCCAATACACACGGCTGCAAGTTCGCGTCTAGACTTGCGCGAGCTATAGCACCGCGCCCTGGTGGAGCGACCGAAACCTACATCGCATATGGAATGACCCAGAAGCTATTCGAGGCTTGTTCCAGCCAAGGGGACTACAGGATACCCCAGCTACAAGAGAAGAATGCCCAGGTTCCCAAGACGGAGGCCGGAGAGGATCTAGGTGTTGGAGAAGGTTGGTGGTATCAAG AATTAGGCCTTGTCCCAACCTTTTCAACGTGGTCTCAGATTACTTTTCTCCATATGTACCTATTAACGGCTCGACTTCGGGCACTGCCGTCTCATGAGAGTCTTCAGACGTATTCGCGCCATTTGATCGACCACTTCTCACATAGTGCCGAGCATCGTATGGATGTGCTTCATGGCTTGACGAGTCGTGCTATCAGGAATAAGTTCTTGAAGGACCTTTTCATCCAGTGGCGTGGTGTTCTTGCCGCATACGATGAAGGTCTCATCAAAGGGGATGCTGTCCTAGGTGCTGCTGTGTGGAGAAATTTGTGGAAAGCGAGTTATAACACCCCTGACGGGAATGAGATTGAGTGGGAAAAAGTTGCGCGTGTTGTCGCCTATATGCGGCGGTTGCTCTCAGAACTTTCGAAGCTGGATGACGCAGATCTGATCTTCCAGTTAGGTTCACCGAACAAGGGCAAACCTGGTGTGTTTTCACCCTCTGATGCAGACAGGCTTTTGGTAGAGAAAAAGCGATAG
- a CDS encoding TIP41 family protein (BUSCO:EOG092648XW;~COG:S;~EggNog:ENOG410PG32;~InterPro:IPR007303;~PFAM:PF04176;~go_process: GO:0043666 - regulation of phosphoprotein phosphatase activity [Evidence IEA]), translating to MTSNDRAAPVVIAGDTAAVSPTWQTPNSITVKGFKILTQKLPILKAEPIETMTKNLGIAPPEMIFGDNFVSIEHEISGWRIKFNAFDALDRVDKTGESMLKVAYSREWQKSRETTHEGIKEVVKPFDWSYSTDYKGTVVSAQGRDFEATSTPIPIELLKRPDPILFFDDVILYEDELADNGITMLSCKIRVMPDRLLLLSRFFMRLDNVLFRLRDTRVYVDFETSEIIREYQARECEYETVRQNLASARDDIPAIMRDPNRLSELLPVVGKRLERVVLGE from the exons ATGACTTCGAATGACCGCGCAGCGCCCGTGGTCATCGCGGGGGATACAGCTGCAGTCTCGCCCACCTGGCAGACGCCCAATTCCATTACCGTAAAGGGATTCAAGATTTTGACTCAGAAGCTCCCCATACTCAAAGCAGAGCCCATTGAGACTATGACAAAAAATCTTGGCATCGCCCCGCCAGAAATGATTTTTGGCGATAACTTCGTTTCGATTGAACACGAAATAAGTGGGTGGAGAATCAAATTTAACGCATTTGACGCGCTAGACCGCGTGGATAAGACGGGGGAGTCTATGCTGAAGGTAGCGTATTCAAGGGAATGGCAAAAGAGCAG AGAGACTACTCACGAAGGTATAAAGGAAGTTGTCAAGCCATTTGACTGGTCGTATAGTACAGACTACAAGGGAACCGTTGTATCTGCACAGGGTCGCGACTTTGAAGCGACCTCAACTCCTATACCGATAGAGTTACTTAAACGCCCCGACCCAATTTTGTTCTTCGACGACGTAATACTATACGAAGATGAGCTGGCCGATAACGGGATTACTATGCTGTCATGTAAAATCCGTGTAATGCCAGAcagacttctccttctgtCGAGGTTTTTCATGAGATTGGACAACGTTCTCTTCCGGCTTCGGGATACCAGGGTCTATGTCGACTTTGAAACGTCCgaaataataagagagtACCAGGCCAGAGAATGCGAATATGAAACAGTCCGGCAG AACTTAGCCAGCGCACGAGATGATATACCAGCGATCATGAGAGACCCCAACAGACTCTCTGAACTTCTCCCCGTGGTTGGTAAGCGACTAGAGCGAGTCGTTCTTGGTGAATAA
- the IPL1 gene encoding aurora family serine/threonine-protein kinase (COG:D;~EggNog:ENOG410PFYF;~InterPro:IPR017441,IPR008271,IPR030616,IPR000719, IPR011009;~PFAM:PF07714,PF00069;~go_function: GO:0004672 - protein kinase activity [Evidence IEA];~go_function: GO:0005524 - ATP binding [Evidence IEA];~go_process: GO:0006468 - protein phosphorylation [Evidence IEA]) produces the protein MATKTLEARFEHLSVKDDAGSGNKSAGYPKHKSSLSTAVSLSGLGVTGQLTSGANRSNLLKLALQNTNDNKVNSMNVPQSPGKTTQNPSSLRSLDENGDYEQPAPRKLHLGMFEIGKPLGKGKFGRVYLAKERSSGFVCALKVLHKSELQQGGVQKQVRREIEIQSNLRHPNVLRLYGHFQDSKRIFLILEFAGRGELYKHLRKEHRFPEWKAAHYIAQMASALKYLHKKHVMHRDIKPENILVGIHGEIKISDFGWSVHAPNNRRQTMCGTLDYLPPEMLNSNPQGNFYNEKVDLWSLGVLTYEFLVGEAPFEDTPVMTQRRIQRGDMQVPSFVSPEARDLIRRLLVLDPEKRISLDEIQKHPWILKHCAKDDRSIKRSSGSSKDGKA, from the exons ATGGCGACCAAGACCTTGGAAGCTCGTTTCGAGCACCTCTCTGTTAAGGATGATGCCGGAAGCGGAAATAAATCAGCCGGCTATCCTAAGCACAAG AGTTCGCTATCAACCGCTGTATCCCTTTCCGGACTTGGGGTCACAGGACAGCTCACAAGCGGTGCGAATCGGTCGAATTTGCTCAAGCTGGCCTTGCAAAACACAAATGACAATAAGGTCAACTCCATGAACGTGCCTCAGTCTCCCGGGAAAACCACTCAGAACCCTTCATCGCTACGTAGCCTAGACGAAAATGGAGATTATGAGCAGCCAGCACCCAGAAAGCTACACCTCGGAATGTTCGAGATTGGGAAGCCTTTGGGAAAGGGAAAGTTCGGCCGAGTGTATCTCGCCAAAGAACGCTCATCCGGTTTTGTATGTGCACTGAAGGTTTTGCATAAGTCTGAATTACAACAAGGCGGAGTCCAAAAGCAGGTCAGACGGGAAATTGAAATTCAGAGTAACCTACGTCATCCGAATGTTCTTAGACTTTACGGTCATTTTCAGGACAGCAAACGAATCTTCCTTATTCTGGAGTTCGCAGGTCGAGGGGAGCTGTATAAGCACCTACGGAAGGAGCACCGGTTTCCTGAGTGGAAAGCTGCTCATTACATTGCACAGATGGCCTCTGCATTGAAGTATCTTCACAAGAAGCACGTTATGCATCGGGATATCAAGCCAGAGAATATTCTGGTGGGTATACACGGCGAGATCAAAATCAGTGATTTTGGCTGGAGTGTCCATGCACCGAACAATCGTCGGCAAACAATGTGTGGGACGCTTGACTACCTGCCTCCCGAGATGCTCAACTCTAACCCACAGGGCAATTTTTACAATGAGAAGGTCGACTTGTGGAGTTTGGGTGTTCTAACCTACGAATTTCTTGTCGGAGAAGCGCCTTTCGAAGACACCCCAGTTATGACGCAAAGAAGGATTCAACGAGGAGACATGCAAGTTCCTTCGTTCGTGAGCCCCGAGGCTCGGGATTTGATCAGAAGA CTGCTCGTGCTTGATCCCGAGAAACGGATTTCACTTGACGAGATCCAGAAGCATCCCTGGATTCTCAAACATTGCGCAAAAGATGACCGGAGCATTAAACGGAGCTCGGGTTCGTCAAAGGACGGCAAAGCATGA
- the ATP23 gene encoding mitochondrial inner membrane protease ATP23 (BUSCO:EOG09264RBX;~COG:L;~EggNog:ENOG410PMGW;~InterPro:IPR019165;~MEROPS:MER0127117;~PFAM:PF09768;~go_function: GO:0004222 - metalloendopeptidase activity [Evidence IEA]), whose product MSDPQSSSELSAPEKGADTGFQPGDDTFTHWRNIFNILTGKMTAEGREKFRVARDLRNETEDCKRCDDQRNYLLQYSPVIRYMSDSIRQLGGDLSSHNIYCRRCTNRKAGGFDPEYGILLCANEMKDQGHLEDTLAHEMVHAYDHLRFKVNWADNLRHAACSEIRASSLSGECRWAREFFRRGQWKLTQQHQECVRRRAILSVQARPGCQDKSHAEKVVNEVWESCFRDTRPFDEIYR is encoded by the exons ATGTCAGACCCTCAATCGAGTAGTGAGCTGTCAGCACCGGAAAAGGGCGCCGATACGGGATTTCAACCTGGAGATGATACGTTTACACATTGGcgcaacatcttcaacatcctcacGGGGAAGATGACGGctgagggaagagagaagtTTCGCGTAGCACGAGATCTGCGAAATGAAACGGAAGACTGCAAGCGCTGCGATGATCAAAGAAACTATCTTTTGCAGTACA GCCCAGTTATCCGGTATATGAGTGACAGCATCCGGCAATTGGGCGGTGATTTGTCCAGCCATAATATCTATTGTCGTCGATGTACGAACCGGAAAGCAGGGGGCTTTGACCCTGAATATGGGATTTTGCTTTGCGCAAATGAAATGAAAGATCAAGGGCATCTGGAGGATACATTAGCCCACGAAATGGTCCATGCCTATGATCATTTAAGGTTCAAGGTTAATTGGGCTGACAACCTGAGGCATGCAGCTTGTTCAGAG ATTCGAGCCAGCTCACTGAGCGGAGAATGTCGATGGGCCAGAGAGTTCTTCCGACGTGGCCAGTGGAAACttacacaacaacaccaagagTGTGTTCGGCGAAGAGCTATTTTATCAGTACAGGCACGACCAGGATGTCAAGATAAATCCCACGCTGAGAAGGTCGTTAATGAGGTTTGGGAAAGTTGCTTTAGAGACACGCGGCCGTTTGACGAAATCTATCGATAG
- a CDS encoding glutamate 5-kinase (BUSCO:EOG09262IZO;~COG:E;~EggNog:ENOG410PFWT;~InterPro:IPR036974,IPR001057,IPR041739,IPR019797, IPR036393,IPR001048,IPR015947,IPR011529,IPR005715, IPR002478;~PFAM:PF01472,PF00696;~go_component: GO:0005737 - cytoplasm [Evidence IEA];~go_function: GO:0003723 - RNA binding [Evidence IEA];~go_function: GO:0004349 - glutamate 5-kinase activity [Evidence IEA];~go_process: GO:0006561 - proline biosynthetic process [Evidence IEA]) encodes MATERLTVVIKLGTSSIVDEHTHEPILSILTLIVETAAKLHRDGHNVVLVSSGAVGVGLRRMDVEERPKNIPRIQALAAVGQCRLMSLWDGLFSHLRLPVAQILLTRNDIADRTQYVNAQNTFAQLFDMGVIPIVNENDTLAVSEIKFGDNDTLSAITAAMVKADYLFLMTDVDCLYTTNPRTDPDARPIEVVSDISSLEADVSSAGSALGTGGMSTKITAARLGTSAGVTTIITKSSKPGNIHDVVRYLQELKQAVASDSTGGANTPSTPQASSPPLHTRFLPSETPIQSRSFWLLHGLTPHGTLYIDQGAYAALQKKASLLPAGVVDVDGHFGQQEAVRLVVVERISPDALNGDFLHPGQEPKEVGRALVNYGSLEIARIKGHRSTHIQSLLGYADSEYVALRENISFFGNDDHTRR; translated from the exons ATGGCAACTGAGCGCCTGACCGTCGTCATCAAATTAG GCACAAGCTCTATTGTCGATGAACATACTCATGAGCCTATCCTTTCGATTCTTACACTCATAGTCGAAACAGCTGCCAAACTCCATCGTGATGGCCACAATGTCGTCCTGGTCTCTTCCGGTGCCGTCGGcgtggggttgaggagaatggatgtcgaggagaggCCAAAAAATATACCTCGCATACAG GCCTTGGCAGCTGTTGGTCAGTGCCGACTCATGAGCCTTTGGGATGGGCTATTTTCACATCTTCGGCTTCCGGTTGCCCAAATACTGCTGACTCGCAATGACATCGCAGAT CGCACTCAATATGTTAATGCGCAAAACACTTTTGCACAATTGTTTGATATGGGAGTGATCCCCATTGTCAATGAAAATGACACACTGGCCGTTTCA GAAATCAAATTTGGTGACAATGATACATTGTCAGCTATCACGGCAGCAATGGTCAAGGCGGACTACCTCTTTCTGATGACAGATGTTGATTGTCTCTATACGACAAACCCGCGGACTGATCCTGATGCACGACCGATTGAGGTGGTTTCAGACATTTCCTCACTAGAAGCAGACGTTTCTTCTGCCGGGTCTGCGCTCGGAACCGGGGGTATGAGTACGAAAATTACAGCGGCGAGATTGGGAACTAGCGCTGGCGTGACGACAATTATCACCAAAAGCTCGAAACCGGGAAACATTCATGATGTTGTAAGATACCTCCAGGAGTTGAAGCAAGCAGTTGCATCCGATTCTACAGGCGGGGCGAACACCCCTTCCACACCACAGGCATCAAGTCCACCTCTCCATACTCGGTTCCTTCCATCCGAAACTCCCATTCAATCACGTTCATTCTGGCTGCTTCACGGTTTGACACCTCATGGTACCCTATATATTGATCAAGGCGCATACGCTGCACTCCAGAAAAAGGCAAGTCTCCTCCCCGCAGGagtcgtcgacgtcgacggcCATTTTGGACAGCAGGAAGCGGTTCGGTTAGTGGTCGTGGAGAGAATATCCCCTGATGCTTTAAATGGCGATTTCCTTCACCCTGGCCAAGAACCCAAAGAGGTGGGTCGTGCCTTGGTCAACTATGGTAGTCTCGAAATAGCTCGGATCAAGGGCCACAGGAGTACACACATACAATCATTACTAGGGTATGCGGACAGTGAATACGTTGCTCTGCGAGAGAACATCTCGTTCTTTGGAAACGATGATCACACACGACGATGA